The Salegentibacter sp. Hel_I_6 region TGTTCCCATTAAAACTCCATCATCGGTAGCAATTCCGAATAAAGCAATAAATCCAACCCAAACAGCCACACTCAAATTGATCTCGTGCATTTGAAAAAGGTTACGCATATTGGTTCCGAAGAGATCAAAATCCATAAACCAACCCTGTCCATAAAGCCATATCATTATAAATCCGCCAGCAAAAGCCACAAATACTCCTGAAAAGTGGATCGTAGAAGCGATAATGGTTTTAAACTGAAAATACAGCAACAGGAAAATAATCACCAGACAAATAGGAATAAGAATGGCAAGCCGCTCTACCGCCCGCACCTGGTTTTCGTAATTTCCGGAGAATTTATAACTCACTCCCTGCGGCACCTTTAATGTTCCTGCATCAATTTTATCCTGGATATGTCGTTGGGCATCGTTCACTACGTTTACCTCAGCAAAACCATCGCGTTTATCAAAAAGCACATAGCCGGTTAAAAAGGTATCCTCACTTTTTATCATTTGCGGGCCGCGTTCATAGTTGAGTTCAGCGAGTTCCCCTAACGGAATTTGCGCACCCCTGGAAGTTGGCACTAAAATTTGCTTTATACTTTCGGGATCGTCACGTAATTCCCGCGGATATCTTACCCTAACCGGAAATCGCTCGCGACCTTCTACCGTAGAAGTAATTTCCATCCCGCCAATCGCAGTTTCTATGGTTTGCTGTACATCTTCAATACTTAAACCGTAACGTGCAATCGCGATTCGGTCTATATCTATTTCCAGGTAAGGTTTCCCCACTACCCTATCGGCAAAAACCGCTTCCGATTTTACTGATGGCACTTCTTTTAAAAGTTCTTCCAGTTGCATTCCAAAATCCTGAATGGTTTGCAGGTCTGGACCATAAGCTTTAATTCCCATTGGCGCCCGCATTCCGGTTTGTAACATGACCAGTCGGGTTTCTATGGGCTGCAATTTCGGTGCAGAAGTTACCCCGGGAAGTTTTGTGCGCTTCGTAATCTCATCCCAAATATCATCGGGGCTGTTAATATGTTCCCTCCAGTTTCGGTAAAATTTTCCATCTTCATCTTCAATTAATTGTCCTGCGGAAATGTTTTGCCGAATAGCTTCGGAATTCGTCAAAGTATCGTCAGATTTCAGAATAAATCGGTTTTTATCATCAACTTTAAAACGCTGCATCGAGCCGTCTTCCGCATGAATATACTCCGGTTTATAATTGATGATATTTTCAAACATAGAAATTGGCGCCGGATCCAAAGCACTTTCTACCCTTCCCAGTTTCCCTACGGAAATTTCTACTTCAGGAATGTTGGTTACCGCAAGGTCCAATTGTTTTAGGGTTTTAGTGGTTTCTTCCATTCCGGCGTGAGGCATTGCAGTTGGCATTAGCAAGAAGCTACCTTCATTTAAAGAAGGCATAAATTCTTTACCTACACCGGGAAAACTGTGTGCCATTCCGCTCCAAACCTGCGTTGTTCTTACATTCAAGCCTACTTTATCAAATCCGTTAGCTACAAATCCGAATAATTTTGGAAAACCGAACCAGATCATCACCCCAAAAAATATAGTGATAATGGGCAGCGCAAGGAACTTTCCTTTATTGGTTAAACACCAATTTAGGATTGGTTCGTAGAATTTCACCACCATCATTAAAATTACCAGTGTAATACTGAGCAACAGGATTACAAAGAAATAATTAGCAAAAACCGATTTCTGAAAACCGAGTGGCATCCATTCTTCAGCAAGAAAGAAAATAGTTACCGCCAGAATCAATACGGGAATAACCAGTTTGGAATATTTACCCAGAAATTGAGGGTTTCTATCTTCAGCAATTTTCATCAAGCCAATTAGTGTAAGCGCTAAAGGCAACCAGAAACTAAGAATTATTGCCAGTAGAATTCCGGAAACGATTAGGACAGTATTCCAGATTTGTTGCGTCTTATTTTTATTGATTTTGATATTAAAAAAGAAATAAGACAGCATTGGCAATACAAATACTCCAATTAAAAAAGCGGCGACCAGTGCAAAGGTTTTAGTAAATGCCAGGGGGCGAAATAGTTTTCCTTCGGCATTTTCCATAAAAAACACCGGGATAAAACTTACAATAGTAGTCGCTAAAGCCGTGGTTACGGCGGGGGCTACTTCAGCAGTTGCTTTATAAATTATTCCGGCAAGTTTATTTCCGCGGGCATTTTCGTTTTCGGGCATTTCGAGCCAGCGAATGGTGTTTTCAACAAAAACAATCCCAACATCTACCATTACGCCAATAGCGATTGCAATACCTGAAAGCGCCACCACATTAGCATCCACTCCAAAATAGCGCATCGCAATAAAAGTCATAAGCACTGCCACCGGCAGCAAACTGGAAATCAAAATCGAAGCCCGAAGGTTTAAAACCAAAACAATTATCACAATAATACTAATTAGTACTTCGTGAGAAAGCGCTCTCTCCAGCGTATTTATAGTTTCATTTATCAGTTGTGTTCTATCGTAGAACGGCACAATGGTTAACTGACTTTCGGTACCATCGGCAAGGGTTTTAGAAGGTAAACCAGTCGAAATTTCCTGAATCTTATCTTTGGTATTTTGAATAACCTCCAAAGGATTTGAGCCATAACGTGCCACGACAACACCACCAACGACTTCAGCGCCACCTTTATCTAAAACGCCCCGGCGTTCTGCGGGACCTAAACTTACCTGCCCAAGATCCTTAATCAGGATTGGAGTATTATCGGTTTCGGCGACCACGGTATTTTCAATATCTTCAGTAGATTTTATATACCCGAGTCCGCGCACCAGGTATTCCACCTTATTAACCTCTAAAGTTTTCGCGCCGGCATCGCGATTGGAATTCTTTACCGCCATCATGATCTGGTTGATGCCAATTCCGTATGCTTTAAGCGCATCGGGATTAACATCAATTTGGTATTCCTGCACAAAACCGCCAATGGAAGCAACTTCAGAAACTCCTTGAGTTCCACTTAAGCCTAGCTTCACATAATAATCCTGAACTTTTCTCAATTGGTGAAGATCCCAGCCTCCGGTTACATTTCCATCTTTATCGCGACCTTCCAGGGTGTACCAAAAAACCTGACCTAAACCAGTAGCATCAGGCCCCAGGGTAGGTTGAGCATCTTCGGGCAATAAGCCAGCAGGGAGAGAATTCAATTTCTCTAAAACACGGCTTCTCGACCAGTAAAATTCTATATCTTCTTCAAAAATGATATAGATACTTGAAAATCCGAACATAGAAGAACTACGAATAGATTTCACGCCCGGAATTCCCAAAAGAGAACTGGTTAGCGGATAAGTGATTTGGTCTTCAATATCTTGCGGGGAACGCCCCGGCCAATCGGTAAAAACAATTTGCTGGTTTTCACCAATATCGGGAATAGCATCAACCGGCACAGGATCATTTGGAAGAAAACCCGTATCCCAATTAAAAGGAGCGGTCACCAATCCCCAGCCAATTAAAAAAACAAGCAGCAGAATGGAAACCAGTCGGTTATACAGAAAATATTTAATGATCTTATTGAACATGGATGTTGATATACATTTATAAAACAACTAAGCGCTGTAATGAGGAAGTAGCCTCAAAAATGAAACTATAAACGTCATAGCGATGCCCATTTTATCAGGAGCAATAATTTGCTGACATTAACAGCTTGCTTTGTACCTCGCAATGACGATTTATCATTTTGAGACAGTGAGACGTTTACAAAAATGTATATCAAATAAGGAAAACCTGGTCTGTGAGCTGTATGTCTTTGACCAGAAGTGGTGGGGAATAATCTTTAAACGGAAAACTTTCTTTTGAAAGATCTTTAAAAATATAAATATAGGAATAAGTAAAACCGGCAAGAAAAACCTGTTGGTTAAGATCCAGGGAATCAAACTGATGTTTTAATTCATCCTGGCCTTCTACCGCTACTTTTTCATTGGTACAGCAGGAATCTTCAGTTGAAGTTTCCATTTGCATTCCGCAGGTTTTGGCTTCAGAAAAAATGGCTTTATCTACTAAAAAACTTCCGCAGAAATGTTTATCAACCGTAAAAGAAAAGGTTGAAAACAGCACCAAAAATGCCATTGCTACAGAAATGCTATGTTGAAAAGCTTTTTTCATCTAGCTACAAAAGTAGTTAAAATTTTGAAATAAAGTCTTTTCGGTTTTTTGGGATTAAGTTTCAAGATTATAGGTTTTCCCGTTTTTTTAATCGATAATAATAGAAAGCGGGTAGCAAAATGAGTATAAATAATGGATGTATTAAAAATCGGCGTACATAAAATAAGCCCATTACATTTTCTGAATTCAAATTATAATAAAGCACGGTGAATGTTGC contains the following coding sequences:
- a CDS encoding efflux RND transporter permease subunit — its product is MFNKIIKYFLYNRLVSILLLVFLIGWGLVTAPFNWDTGFLPNDPVPVDAIPDIGENQQIVFTDWPGRSPQDIEDQITYPLTSSLLGIPGVKSIRSSSMFGFSSIYIIFEEDIEFYWSRSRVLEKLNSLPAGLLPEDAQPTLGPDATGLGQVFWYTLEGRDKDGNVTGGWDLHQLRKVQDYYVKLGLSGTQGVSEVASIGGFVQEYQIDVNPDALKAYGIGINQIMMAVKNSNRDAGAKTLEVNKVEYLVRGLGYIKSTEDIENTVVAETDNTPILIKDLGQVSLGPAERRGVLDKGGAEVVGGVVVARYGSNPLEVIQNTKDKIQEISTGLPSKTLADGTESQLTIVPFYDRTQLINETINTLERALSHEVLISIIVIIVLVLNLRASILISSLLPVAVLMTFIAMRYFGVDANVVALSGIAIAIGVMVDVGIVFVENTIRWLEMPENENARGNKLAGIIYKATAEVAPAVTTALATTIVSFIPVFFMENAEGKLFRPLAFTKTFALVAAFLIGVFVLPMLSYFFFNIKINKNKTQQIWNTVLIVSGILLAIILSFWLPLALTLIGLMKIAEDRNPQFLGKYSKLVIPVLILAVTIFFLAEEWMPLGFQKSVFANYFFVILLLSITLVILMMVVKFYEPILNWCLTNKGKFLALPIITIFFGVMIWFGFPKLFGFVANGFDKVGLNVRTTQVWSGMAHSFPGVGKEFMPSLNEGSFLLMPTAMPHAGMEETTKTLKQLDLAVTNIPEVEISVGKLGRVESALDPAPISMFENIINYKPEYIHAEDGSMQRFKVDDKNRFILKSDDTLTNSEAIRQNISAGQLIEDEDGKFYRNWREHINSPDDIWDEITKRTKLPGVTSAPKLQPIETRLVMLQTGMRAPMGIKAYGPDLQTIQDFGMQLEELLKEVPSVKSEAVFADRVVGKPYLEIDIDRIAIARYGLSIEDVQQTIETAIGGMEITSTVEGRERFPVRVRYPRELRDDPESIKQILVPTSRGAQIPLGELAELNYERGPQMIKSEDTFLTGYVLFDKRDGFAEVNVVNDAQRHIQDKIDAGTLKVPQGVSYKFSGNYENQVRAVERLAILIPICLVIIFLLLYFQFKTIIASTIHFSGVFVAFAGGFIMIWLYGQGWFMDFDLFGTNMRNLFQMHEINLSVAVWVGFIALFGIATDDGVLMGTYIHQVFERKNPKTVNEVREAVMEAGLKRVRPAMMTTAVTIIALFPVLTSTGKGSDIMVPMAIPIVGGMLIQIMTIFVVPVLQAIWRERKEAPSNSPKRGGFRN